Part of the Microbacterium sp. Clip185 genome is shown below.
GCGCCGCGGTGCCGATGCTGAAGGATGCGGAGAACCCGCACATCCTGTCGCTGTCGCCGCCGCTGAACCTCTCGCCCCGCTGGCTCGGAGCCCACACCGGCTACACGCTCGCGAAGTACGGGATGACGATGGCGACCCTCGGCATGGCCGCGGAGTTCGCGGATGCGGGCATCGCCGCCAACACGCTGTGGCCGCGGACGACGATCGCGACCGCCGCCGTGCAGTTCTCGCTGGGTGGCGAGCGGATGATGGCCGTCAGTCGCACGCCCGAGATCTATGCGGATGCGGCGTACGAGGTGATCACGCGGCCCGCACGTCAGTACACGGGCCAGACGCTCATCGTCGAAGACGTGCTCGCCGATGCGGGCGTCACCGACCTCTCCGGCTACGCCGCCGTGCCCGGCACCCCCGACTCGGCGATGTTCCCCGACATCTTCCTCGACTGAGCGCGCTCGGGCGGCTCGCACCTGTCACACAGGCAGGGCCTCCTACCCTTGCGCAGTGTCATTCTCCGCGCATCGACCCGGCCGCTTCGGCTCCGACGGCCGCATCGACCTCGAGTCGCAGCCCGAAGAGGAGGCGTTGTACCTGAGCGACGTCCGCCCCTCCGACGACGTCGCGACCGGTCCGACCGAGGTGATCGACCCGATCGACGAGCCCGAGGCTGAGGCCTCCGTTCCTGACCCCGCGCCTCCCGTGGTGCGCGAGCGACGGAGCCCTCGCCGCCGTCCTCGTCAGCCGCTCTCGCGCACCCTCGCGGTGCTGGGCGGCGCCGAAGGCGAGGTGCTCGATGACGTTCCGAGCGAGACGCCGCGCTTCGTGCAGATGTTCTTCGTGCTGGTCGGCACCGCGCTCGTCTCCGCTCTCTCGATGGGGTTCGCACTCGTCACCGGTGTGCAGATCGCCGTCTGGGCCGCTGTGCCGCTCGCGATCATCTGGGCTCTCATCATCTTCAACCTCGATCGCTTCCTCACCTCCACGATGCGCTCGACCCGCAACGTGTGGCGCCTGCTCGGTCTCGCGTTCCCGCGCGTCATCATGGCCGCACTCATCGGCATCGTGGTCGCCGAGCCGCTCGTGCTGCAGGTGTTCCACAACGACATCGCGCGAGAGGTCAACTCGACCAACGTCGTGCAGGCGCAGTCCGACCAGGATGCGGTCGCCAACGGTCCCGAGAAGCAGGCGCTGGATGCCGCATCCGCCTCGCTCGCAGCCCTCCAGAACCAGGCGGCGACCGGCATCGTCGCGGGAACCTCCTCGACCTCGGCCGAGTCCGTGGCGGCGCAGGCGAACGTCGACCAGCTCACCCAGCAGCTCGCCGCGCAGCAGGGCGTGATCGATCAGGCCCGCGCGCTGTACCAGTGCGAGCTCACCGGCGAGGGAGCGGGCACCGTCCCCGGCTGCACCGGCGTGCAAGGATCGGGGACGAGCTCGGACGCCGCCCGGGCGCAGCTCACGCAGGCGCAGTCCG
Proteins encoded:
- a CDS encoding DUF4407 domain-containing protein, which codes for MSFSAHRPGRFGSDGRIDLESQPEEEALYLSDVRPSDDVATGPTEVIDPIDEPEAEASVPDPAPPVVRERRSPRRRPRQPLSRTLAVLGGAEGEVLDDVPSETPRFVQMFFVLVGTALVSALSMGFALVTGVQIAVWAAVPLAIIWALIIFNLDRFLTSTMRSTRNVWRLLGLAFPRVIMAALIGIVVAEPLVLQVFHNDIAREVNSTNVVQAQSDQDAVANGPEKQALDAASASLAALQNQAATGIVAGTSSTSAESVAAQANVDQLTQQLAAQQGVIDQARALYQCELTGEGAGTVPGCTGVQGSGTSSDAARAQLTQAQSAYDALATQLSQAQAALTAANAAGTDAAAASADQNKKQAEDQLPAAQAQYDAALAAYNERAASIAGGNAQAVGLLSQISALERLSEREPTLAWAHWLIAALFFMIELLPVLVKVLTSFGDPSIYEKADALRRQVSLDRVTAKTWHERAAIVTAPAPPASGPPAAAAP
- a CDS encoding SDR family oxidoreductase, with product MTEQKPLAGKTILMSGGSRGIGLAIALRAARDGANIALLAKTDTPHPKLEGTVHTAAAAIEEAGGHALPLVGDVRNEDDITQAVLTAHGEFGGIDIVLNNASVIDLSGSLELTTKKYDLMQDVNVRGTFLLSRAAVPMLKDAENPHILSLSPPLNLSPRWLGAHTGYTLAKYGMTMATLGMAAEFADAGIAANTLWPRTTIATAAVQFSLGGERMMAVSRTPEIYADAAYEVITRPARQYTGQTLIVEDVLADAGVTDLSGYAAVPGTPDSAMFPDIFLD